The following are encoded together in the Vanrija pseudolonga chromosome 7, complete sequence genome:
- the REV3 gene encoding DNA polymerase zeta catalytic subunit, with the protein MSSQGGPESEPALSLRITHITTTMAAPLPSLRSLYVPSTLPTAVPPGLNPSAMPVIRIFGTTTAQQKICANVHMCYPYFYVPFPMDSIDPLRPERVVKLCQRFAVSLNHALCLALRQNPSGKSAAANFAGGTDTKHLHVVSVLLVKGIPFYGYHIGYSYFLRVTLANPKRIYLAMEQLRKPVVLGQEWQPHEAHLSHVLQFMCDFDLYGCGMLNLSGGKFRGPLPVDDEESEGLHGRITESTAPAHMLYPVGTEPPKDTHSTLEIDVLPHQIMNRNRLQERPLHQDFIELLHQPLHPEEKLVPAMKELWEDERRRRMAKGLGTSEIAMLPVSGGGRGRTMEELGYKVDGKEVENRGGDWKISEELWELLQDRMDIERRRSRTLTFDRFSRDLANGKEGERKLYDKWIMTTFEAVTSHWPKTARTQRTQRSVRSAATVRGASSPGAPTSSPPPPTSPIPDDDDDEEANPFDIAATQAASQGPPLEAEVDANAVTTDVSEGQDTKDEEALHEETAKLHARQSQHFRATQRVIDDFELDDEALDELFRQTVPVQNTTPKRDRFSTPTSAPPSTIKKESRVRRVAEEAGFADLNSIDMSSSFALSSPVNPYAGPQTPTRQKSVTTAQVTLPSSLVRNIFARSRSSVSASPIQSPSKKRVSPNTVMLPQPKRSFARLSPTPQPSSQAPQAASSPLIPAKRPIHVLSEIKARSVEIPATPLPNGQATPALPKQVKPALTPTFVDPDVFGSTPITRSKKRATISTASDSGSTPATGRSKKRVKISSAEDTASQEVAPRNPSQAVPTNSTTADTSVQSSGSKAGLSSTAWTFREPPPTRGAIADTMEENGVDSVVYHDPFYSNSADVPLRPKLFAGRLFNVKGNGVADLQDFQASIATPRPWLKSRRFLPATARHGWEYGPPPPTRREVLKYFGQDETKPTQRLKRKSQLAVPTQKNKYGYKLSQKKQQREGRNMSVLCLEVFAPSRGQLLPDPEKDEIEAIFYCFQNDDESLLDSTIHAGYHAGYVIIDGPQTTSRRAKLDGIPVTYVESELDLINWVIDTTREWDPDVLTGWELHNSSWGYISARADKGFSMDLMSEISRMLGGGGFNRKDGYSAHHTSTFKVEGRHVLNIWRILRSEVTLNQYTFENIVFHVLHQRIPRYSAGNLTALWRSKTPGHTALVLRYMFQRVVIYAELLDAAEIVSKNTEFARVFGVDFDAVIFRGSQFKVESFIFRLAKPESFVMVSPSKQQVGLQNAPFATPLIAEPESKYYNHPIVVLDFQSLYPSVMIAYNICYSTCLGRVEKFKGTDKFGFTELKVADGMIELLKDYLTVTPNGMVFVKPAVRKSLLAKMLGEVLDTRVMVKNAMKGARGDKSLTQMLNARQLGLKLMANVTYGYTSATFSGRMPCIEIADSIVQTGRETLEKAQELIHSRADWNATVVYGDTDSLFISLPGRSKEQAFKIGHDIADTVTAMNPKPVKLKFEKVYMGSVLMAKKRYVGFKYEHPDETEPVFDAKGIETIRRDGFPAQQKMEEVCLKMLFRNQDLSEIKEFCRQEWTKILQGRVSPQDFIIAKEVRLGTYSEKGIPPPGAAVAYRRILKDPRDEPQYAERVPYVISNAEGRRLIDRARMPEEMLANRSLGIDAEYYIRNLLIPPLARIFNLVGADVEQWYDSMPRQKRAGKYGALGGLRIDSHFLSAHCLVCGGEGGQVCDECRQAPAESAEALLRAEHDAQSHLLDLQRICAGCSGTPAGERLLCDSVDCPVMYTRVAAERDAQDVGRARDLVSKLDW; encoded by the exons ATGTCGTCCCAAGGTGGTCCGGAGA gcgaGCCAGCGCTCAGTCTCCGGATCACCCACATCACGACCACCATGGCCGCGCCGCTACCGTCCCTGCGCTCGCTGTACGTAccctcgacgctgccgactGCCGTGCCGCCCGGCCTCAACCCGAGCGCCATGCCCGTAATTCGCATATTCGGGACCACGACCGCCCAGCAGAAGATATGCGCAAACGTCCACATGTGCTACCCTTACTTCTATGTGCCGTTCCCCATGGACTCGATCGACCCGCTCAGGCCGGAACGCGTCGTCAAACTGTGCCAGCGGTTTGCGGTCAGTCTCAACCATGCTCTATGCCTTGCACTGCGGCAAAACCCTAGTGGAAAGTCTGCAGCGGCCAACTTTGCCGGCGGGACCGACACCAAGCACCTCCATGTTGTCAGCGTGCTGCTCGTCAAGGGCATCCCGTTCTATGGGTATCATATCGGCTACTCGTACTTTCTTCGAGTTACACTCGCCAACCCGAAACGAATTTATCTTGCAATGGAACAACTCCGCAAGCCTGTGGTCCTCGGTCAGGAGTGGCAGCCCCACGAGGCGCACCTGTCTCACGTTCTCCAGTTCATGTGCGACTTCGACCTCTACGGATGTGGCATGCTCAATCTCAGCGGAGGCAAGTTTCGTGGTCCTCTACCCGTGGACGACGAAGAATCAGAAGGGTTGCATGGGAGAATAACAGAATCGACTGCTCCTGCACACATGCTGTACCCTGTTGGAACAGAACCTCCGAAGGACACACACTCGACCCTGGAGATCGATGTTCTCCCTCACCAGATTATGAACCGGAACAGGTTGCAGGAACGACCACTACACCAAGATTTTATCGAACTGCTTCATCAACCGTTACACCCGGAGGAAAAGCTCGTGCCGGCTATGAAGGAGCTGTGGGAGGatgagcgccgccggcggatGGCCAAGGGACTCGGTACGAGCGAAATCGCCATGCTCCCCGTCAgtggtggcggccgcggACGAACGATGGAAGAGCTGGGGTACAAAGTCGATGGCAAGGAGGTTGAAAACCGCGGCGGTGACTGGAAGATCTCTGAGGAGCTGTGGGAGTTGCTTCAAGATCGCATGGATATTGAGAGGAGGCGGAGTCGTACCTTGACATTTGACCGGTTCTCACGAGACTTGGCGAATGGCAAGGAGGGAGAGCGCAAACTTTATGATAAG TGGATCATGACAACCTTTGAAGCTGTGACCTCGCATTGGCCAAAGACCGCACGCACACAACGGACACAGCGATCTGTACGCTCGGCCGCCACTGTCCGTGGGGCGTCGTCACCAGGAGCACCTacctcgtccccgccgccaccgacgtCCCCGATACCggatgatgacgatgatgaggaggcCAACCCCTTCGATATCGCCGCGACGCAGGCAGCATCTCAGGGACCTCCTCTGGAGGCAGAGGTCGACGCGAACGCCGTGACGACAGATGTCAGCGAGGGGCAGGATACAAaagacgaggaggcgctTCACGAAGAAACGGCAAAGTTGCATGCCCGCCAGAGCCAGCACTTTCGAGCTACTCAGCGCGTGAtcgacgactttgagctcgacgacgaagctCTCGACGAGCTGTTCCGGCAAACTGTGCCTGTACAGAACACGACGCCAAAGCGGGATCGGTTtagcacgccgacgagtgcTCCACCTTCGACGATCAAGAAGGAATCCCGAGTCCGCAGGGTGGCAGAGGAGGCTGGCTTCGCAGACTTGAACTCCATCgacatgtcgtcgtcgttcgcCTTGTCATCCCCAGTCAACCCCTACGCCGGCCCCCAGACTCCAACGAGGCAGAAGAGTGTAACCACAGCCCAGGTGACACTTCCTAGCTCGCTGGTTCGAAACATCTTCGCAAGATCCCggtcgtccgtgtcggccTCCCCAATCCAATCGCCGTCTAAGAAGAGGGTATCTCCCAACACAGTCATGCTTCCGCAACCTAAGCGGTCCTTTGCGAGGTTGTCACCAACGCCACAACCGAGCTCTCAGGCGCCACAGGCGGCTTCTAGCCCCCTGATTCCCGCCAAACGACCTATCCACGTGCTGAGTGAGATCAAGGCGAGGAGTGTGGAGATCCCAGCGACCCCCCTCCCAAATGGACAGGCCACACCCGCATTGCCCAAGCAAGTGAAGCCGGCATTGACACCTACGTTTGTGGACCCAGACGTGttcggctcgacgccgataACAAGGTCCAAGAAGAGGGCGACCATTTCCACAGCTTCGGACTCCGGGTCCACACCTGCCACAGGGAGGTCGAAGAAACGAGTCAAAATCTCCAGCGCTGAGGACACCGCCTCGCAAGAAGTCGCTCCCCGTAATCCATCTCAGGCCGTACCTACCAACTCCACCACAGCAGACACCTCTGTCCAGTCGTCTGGCTCGAAAGCCGGTCTGTCATCAACCGCATGGACATTCCGCGAGCCTCCACCCACTCGCGGGGCGATTGCCGATACGATGGAGGAGAATGGCGTCGACTCGGTCGTGTATCACGACCCCTTCTACTCCAACTCCGCTGACGTGCCCCTCCGCCCCAAGCTCTTCGCTGGGCGGCTCTTCAACGTCAAGGGGAATGGGGTCGCAGATCTACAGGATTTTCAAGCGAGCATCGCAACCCCTCGCCCCTGGCTCAAGTCAAGGCGGTTCCTTCCAGCGACAGCACGCCATGGATGGGAATACGgcccaccgccacccacccgccgtGAAGTGCTCAAATATTTTGGCCAGGACGAAACGAAACCCACCCAACGGCTCAAACGAAAGTCACAACTCGCAGTGCCGACCCAGAAGAACAAGTATGGATACAAGCTCTCGCAGAAGAAACAGCAGCGTGAAGGCAGGAACATGTCGGTGCTGTGTCTTGAGGTCTTTG CTCCGTCTCGCGGTCAGCTCCTCCCTGACCCAGAGAAAGACGAAATCGAGGCCATCTTCTACTGCTTCCAGAATGATGACGAGAGTTTACTCGACTCGACAATTCATGCCGGATACCATGCTGGCTATGTTATCATCGACGGACCGCAGACCACCAGTCGCCGGGCGAAGCTGGACGGCATACCCGTCACCTATGTCgagagcgagctcgacctgaTCAACTGGGTGATTGACACCACCCGCGAATGGGACCCCGACGTCCTCACTGGCTGGGAACTGCACAACTCTTCCTGGGGATACATCTCTGCGCGTGCCGACAAGGGCTTCAGCATGGACCTCATGAGCGAGATCTCGCGCATgcttggcggcggaggaTTCAATCGCAAAGACGGATACTCGGCCCACCACACATCCACGTTCAAGGTCGAAGGAAGACATGTACTCAACATCTGGCGAATTCTGCGTTCGGAGGTGACGCTCAACCAGTACACGTTTGAGAATATCGTGTTTCACGTTCTGCACCAAAG GATACCGCGCTACTCGGCTGGCAATCTCACCGCACTGTGGCGGAGTAAAACGCCGGGCCATACGGCCCTTGTGCTCCGATACATGTTCCAGCGCGTGGTGATCTACGCAGAGCTCCTGGACGCTGCCGAGATCGTCTCAAAGAACACAGAGTTTGCGCGCGTCTTCGgcgtcgactttgacgcgGTCATCTTTCGTGGCTCTCAATTCAAGGTCGAGTCGTTCATCTTTCGCCTCGCGAAGCCCGAGTCATTTGTCATGGTCTCGCCATCAAAGCAGCAGGTAGGGCTGCAGAACGCGCCGTTTGCGACGCCTCTCATTGCCGAACCCGAGTCAAAGTACTACAACCACCCAATTGTCGTTCTCGACTTCCAGTCGCTCTACCCGTCGGTCATGATCGCATACAACATCTGCTACTCAACCTGCCTGGGCCGGGTGGAGAAGTTCAAAGGGACTGACAAGTTTGGCTTTaccgagctcaaggtcgCAGACGGCATGATCGAGCTACTCAAAGACTACCTCACTG TCACTCCGAACGGCATGGTCTTCGTTAAACCCGCGGTGCGCAAGTCGCTGTTGGCTAAGATGCTCGGCGAGGTGTTGGACACGCGAGTCATGGTCAAGAATGCCATGAAGGGAGCAAGGGGTGACAAGTCCCTAACGCAGATGCTCAATGCGCGCCAGCTAGGCCTGAAGCTCATGGCC AACGTCACCTACGGATACACCAGCGCAACGTTCTCCGGGCGCATGCCGTGCATCGAGATCGCCGACTCCATTGTCCAGACTGGGCGGGAGACACTCGAGAAGGCACAGGAGCTGATCCATTCGCGCGCCGACTGGAACGCAACTGTTGTGTATGGCGACACAGACTCGCTGTTCATCTCCCTTCCCGGCCGGAGCAAGGAGCAGGCGTTCAAGATTGGCCACGACATTGCCGACACGGTCACGGCCATGAACCCCAAGCCCGTCAAGCTCAAGTTTGAGAAGGTTTACATGGGCTCGGTTCTCATGGCCAAGAAGCGCTACGTGGGTTTCAAGTACGAGCACCCGGACGAGACGGAGCCCGTATTCGACGCAAAGGGTATCGAGACGATCCGCCGCGACGGCTTCCCCGCGCAGCAAAAGATGGAGGAGGTGTGCCTCAAGATGCTGTTCCGCAACCAGGACCTGAGCGAGATCAAGGAGTTTTGCAGACAAGAGTGGACCAAGATCCTCCAAGGAAGGGTCAGCCCACAGGATTTTATCATCGCCAAGGAGGTGCGCCTGGGCACATATTC CGAGAAGGGCATTCCACCACCAGGCGCAGCAGTCGCATACCGCCGTATCCTCAAGgacccgcgcgacgagccgcagTACGCCGAACGTGTCCCCTACGTGATCAGCAACGCCGAAGGGCGGCGCCTGATCGACCGTGCGCGCATGCCCGAGGAGATGCTGGCCAACCGGTCGCTGGGCATCGACGCAGAGTACTACATCCGCAACCTGCTGATCCCTCCCCTGGCGCGCATCTTCAACCTggttggcgccgacgtcgagcagtgGTACGACTCGATGCCGAGGCAGAAGCGGGCGGGCAAGtacggcgcgctgggcggctTGCGCATCGACTCGCACTTCCTCTCGGCGCACTGTCTCGTGTGTGGCGGCGAAGGAGGCCAAGTGTGCGACGAGTGCCGCCAGGCTCCggccgagagcgccgaggccctcctccgtgccgagcacgacgcccagagccacctcctcgacctgcagCGTATCTGCGCCGGCTGCTCTGGCACCccggccggcgagcgcctgctcTGCGACTCGGTCGACTGTCCCGTCATGTacacgcgcgtcgcggccgagcggGACGCGCAGGatgtcggccgcgcgcgcgatctCGTCTCCAAGCTCGACTGGTGA
- the NIT1 gene encoding Deaminated glutathione amidase → MFLRTRTLARFRPLLSPVYIPTYRSFSSTTAIMTKVAVAQILSTHDVKHNLAVSAKVVRDAVAEGAKAVFLPEAADFIARSAQETFELSAPLSKHEYTKGLQALAKELGVVISAGVHDLPEAYENDDEPESSLRVYNTHVLIGTDGELLARYRKIHLFDVELQQAAGADGVVPAPKRTGESDRVRPGKEIVPPVAVNGLGKVGLEICYDLRFPELHIIQTRLGAQILTFPSAFTLKTGKDHWATLLRGIAIQFQVYVLASAQYGAHNPQRSSWGEALAFDPWGRQLGRLRSVEDDGDKASIDKVYAEGGEYFLTDIDLDTVTSTRKQIPLAFQKRTDIYGVVGKELPPHPI, encoded by the exons ATGTTTCTTCGTACTCGTACTTTGGCACGCTTTCGACCTTTGCTTTCTCCTGTGTATATCCCCACATATCGATCATTCAGCTCAACGACAGCCATAATGACAaaagtcgccgtcgcccagaTCCTGTCGACCCACGACGTGAAGCACAACCTCGCGGTCTCGGCCAAGGttgtgcgcgacgccgttgCTGAAGGAGCAAAG GCCGTGTTCCTCCCCGAGGCGGCCGATTTCATCGCACGCAGCGCTCAGGAGACGTTCGAGCTCTCCGCTCCCCTCTCGAAGCACGAGTACACCAAGGGATTgcaggcgctcgccaaggagctcggcgtcgtcatcTCCGCCGGCGTACACGACCTTCCCGAGGCGtacgagaacgacgacgagccagagaGCAGCTTGAGGGTGTACAACACCCATGTGCTCATCGGCActgacggcgagctgctcgcgcggtACCGCAAG ATCCACCTCTTCGACGTTGAGCTGCAGCAGGCGGCTGGGGCAGACGGCGTCGTTCCAGCTCCTAAGCGTACTGGCGAGTCGGACCGTGTTCGCCCTGGCAAGGAGATTGTGCCTCCCGTCGCTGTCAACGGGCTGggcaaggtcggcctcgagatCTGCTACGACCTTCGCTTCCCCGAGCTGCACATCATCCAGACGCGCCTGGGTGCTCAGATTCTCACCTTCCCGTCGGCTTTCACGCTCAAGACTGGCAAGGATCACTGGG CCACCCTCCTCCGGGGTATCGCGATCCAGTTCCAGGTCTACGTGCTCGCCTCCGCACAGTACGGTGCCCACAACCCCCAGCGTTCGTCGTGGGGTGAGGCCCTGGCCTTCGACCCCTGgggccgccagctcggccgcctgcgtagcgtcgaggacgacggtgacAAGGCCAGCATTGACAAGGTgtacgccgagggcggcgagtaCTTCCTCACGGACATTGACCTTGACACGGTCAC gaGCACGAGGAAACAGATCCCCCTGGCCTTCCAGAAGCGGACCGACATCTACGGCGTGGTGGGCAAGGAGCTTCCTCCCCACCCTATCTAG
- the SPAC664.02c gene encoding putative actin-related protein 8 — MDTQPSSPNGGPGDVHDVQPPADVDNDDKGDAPPNASQQSMDVDKDDNDATAGDKEGEKDGEKDGEKDGEKSEKKPKKKSGTRTKIKAAKGEDMIAYTTAFVPGLYNVKNPAGDFVQKESNVDIIRHQSVAKVKKEKEAIEEERRLEKEKREQENGGPVDDLPVENPLNKILIIHPGSRYLRLGRASDFYPHEVPNCIARPANSVGGSSPPVLGKRPAEDEWDANIGHLRDYLRNRLRANKLVTDWKEGSRVNAANARAKPENIPEHNDPYRIDWTELEGRKFVVGTEALRLPPSAGYTVRYPILRRRFNSRDWKSRQPLLDDLTTIMVESLRTELDILPKDFKNYSVVLIVPDHGDRIYVEELTNLILNVMGFKEIAVHQESYCAIFSAGMSSACVVDIGSQETSVTCVDEGMVNPDTRINLSFGGDDVTAALMALLERSSFPYKDVDLARAQDWIMLDNLKIRICTLEEHLVANTPWDFYVLSEGLTKKYNLRTYDENVLAPLCWFDTRMIDFDTKTEGTASLFNPSGEVTDLIKSTYGEPTAAMKACTAHLFPSKEGETQEARGDGAEGTPASRVSTPAAESDAGVSTPAPLSKTANASPNAAPSATPVPPQLLGTSLLPPTATTSANATPAPEGGEGTAVEEGPSYDIPYEASKTPLDGAIAASIAQSASENKVKAAASSVLLIGGGSALKGLAPFIAERLPPLLRQRGFSIPEVQIVPPPRNLNPKFVSWKGASVMCNLESLSDMWIRPDEFEAIGARALQDRYMFL, encoded by the exons ATGGACACCCAACCAAGCTCGCCAAATGGCGGGCCCGGCGACGTGCACGACGTGCAGCCACCCGCCGACGTGGACAATGACGACAAGGGCGATGCCCCTCCCAACGCGTCGCAGCAGTCGATGGAtgtcgacaaggacgacaaTGACGCGACCGCGGGCGACAAGGAGGGGgagaaggacggcgagaaggaTGGAGAGAAGGATGGCGAGAAGAGCGAGAAaaagcccaagaagaagtCGGGCACGCGTACCAAGatcaaggcggccaagggcgaggacaTGATCGCATACACGACGGCGTTCGTCCCCGGACT GTACAATGTCAAGAACCCCGCAGGCGACTTTGTGCAGAAGGAGTCCAACGTGGACATTATTCGGCATCAGAGCGTCgccaaggtcaagaaggagaaggaggcgatcgaggaggagcggcggttggagaaggagaagcgcgagcAGGAGAACGGCGGCCCGGTGGACGACCTCCCAGTG GAGAACCCATTAAACAAGATCCTGATCATCCACCCGGGATCGCGGTACctccgccttggccgcgCGTCCGACTTCTACCCGCACGAGGTGCCGAACTGCATCGCGCGGCCCGCGAACTCTGTCGGCGGGTCGTCGCCCCCGGTGCTGGGCAAGCGgccggccgaggacgagtgggACGCCAACATTGGCCACCTGCGCGACTACCTCCGCAACCGGCTGCGCGCGAACAAGCTCGTGACGGACTGGAAGGAGGGGTCGCGCGTGAACGCTGccaacgcgcgcgccaagcccgagaACATCCCCGAACACAACGACCCCTACAGGATAGACTggaccgagctcgagggccgcAAGTTTGTCGTTGGCACCGAGGCCCTCCGCCTGCCCCCGTCGGCGGGGTACACTGTGCGCTACCCCAttctgcggcggcggttcAACTCGCGCGACTGGAAGTCCCGGCAGCCGCTGCTGGACGACCTGACCACGATTATGGTGGAGAGTTTGCGGACCGAGCTGGATATCCTGCCCAAGGACTTCAAG AACTACTCGGTCGTGCTCATCGTGCCGGACCACGGCGACAGGATCTATGTCGAGGAGCTGACGAACCTCATTCTCAACGTCATGGGTTTCAAGGAGATCGCCGTGCACCAGGAGTCGTATTGTGCCATTTTTTCCGCCggcatgtcgtcggcgtgtgtTGTGGACATTGGATCGCAGGAGACGTCGGTGACGTGTGTGGACGAGGGCATGGTCAACCCCGACACGCGCATCAACCTGTcgtttggcggcgacgacgtgacaGCCGCGCTCatggcgctgctcgagcgctcGTCGTTCCCGTAcaaggacgtcgacctcgcccggGCCCAGGACTGGATCATGCTGGACAACCTCAAGATCCGCATCTGTACACTcgaggagcacctcgtcgccaacaCGCCATGGGACTTTTATGTCCTGTCCGAGGGCTTGACGAAGAAGTACAACTTGAGGACGTATGATGAGAACGTACTGGCCCCGCTGTGCTGGTTCGACACGAGAATG ATCGACTTTGACACCAAGACggagggcacggcgtcgctgtTCAACCCTTCTGGCGAGGTGACCGACCTGATCAAGTCGACGTACGGCGagccgacggccgcgatgAAGGCGTGCACGGCACACCTGTTCCCGAGCAAGGAGGGTGAGACGCAGGAGGCacgaggcgacggcgcggagggaACGCCTGCGTCCCGCGTGTCCACACctgccgccgagtcggacgctGGCGTttcgacgccagcgccatTGTCCAAGACGGCCAACGCGTCGCCGAATGCCGCACCGTCGGCTACCCCGGTACCAccgcagctcctcggcacgaGCCTGctcccgccgacggcaacgacATCGGCAAATGCCACCCCTGCGCCTGAGGGCGGCGAAGGAACTGCAGTCGAGGAAGGCCCTTCGTACGACATTCCGTACGAGGCATCCAAGACGCCGCTGGACGGAGCCATCGCCGCGTCGATCGCCCAGTCGGCCTCCGAGaacaaggtcaaggccgcTGCGTCGTCTGTGCTGCTTATTggtggcggctcggcgctcaagggcctGGCGCCGTTCATTGCTGAGAG acTCCCTCCCCTTCTCCGCCAGCGTGGCTTCTCCATCCCCGAGGTCCAGATCGTACCGCCACCACGAAACTTGAATCCCAAGTTCGTGAGCTGGAAGGGCGCGAGCGTCATGTGCAACCTCGAGTCGCTGAGCGACATGTGGATCCGACCCGACGAGTTTGAAGCGATTGGGGCGCGCGCTCTGCAGGACAGGTACATGTTCTTGTGA
- the RCF1 gene encoding Respiratory supercomplex factor 1, mitochondrial codes for MTSPQPFIPDEQQNAPRPVGYIEHGWNKCKEQPMVPIGAIATTAALLGASASLRSGNRRQFQHFLRLRVAAQGVTVVAMVVGAFMLTEKAEDVAEKRARARTNLPPPDPVPAPTEEIDHLYPPRNKTRVSDFTRRLREAEDQQRTDDAIVNARK; via the exons ATGACCTCGCCGCAGCCATTCATCCCCGACGAGCAGCAGAATGCGCCCCGCCCAGTGGGGTACATTGAGCACGGGTGGAACAAGTGCAAGGAGCAGCCCATGGTGCCAATAG GCGCAATcgccaccacggcggcgctgctcggcgcgtcggcgtccctGCGTAGCGGGAACAGGCGGCAGTTCCAGCACTTCCTGCGCCTGCGTGTTGC CGCGCAGggcgtcaccgtcgtcgcgatggtcgtcggcgcgttcATGCTCACCGAGAAGGCGGAGGACGTGGCCGAGAAGCGTGCGCGGGCTAGGACGA ACCTCCCGCCCCCCGACCCcgtccccgcgccgaccgaggaGATCGACCACCTCTACCCCCCGCGCAACAAGACGCGCGTGTCCGACTTcacccgccgcctgcgcgaggccgaggaccagCAGCGGACCGACGATGCGATCGTCAACGCGCGCAAGTAA